GGCAAAGGGCAGAGCCCGAGTGACGCATAGTGACATTTGAAGCCGTGAGCGGGAGAGGCCCTGTTTTGGTGTGACAGGACGACATATTGGTGACGGGCCAGCATACCAAGCACAGGCTTAGAAGAGCTTCATGTGCTGGGTTCTAGCACCTTTTTTCTGGGAAACCCTTAATGATGAGACCGTTATCGTTGTGAAATGAAAGACTCGGCTTGCATTTGACGCCTGGCAAAGGGTAGGTTTCTTCCAAGTGGGAAAAGCAGCCCCTCCTAAGGAAGAGGCTTCTAACTTTACCCGGCCCCAGAATGTTTTTACTGATGGGCACTTTAGAGATTGTCTGGCTTAAGCCCCTCATAGGAGAGACCTGGGGACTGATGGGCAGGGAGTTTAAGGAACTTGGCAAATGTATCGTCGAGCTGTGATTTGGACCCAGCAAGGCCAGAAATCCTGCCTTTATACCATCTTACTTTGCCACCTGAAGCACTGGTGTGTCGGAGCACAAACAGCGAAGTACTGTCTGTGTTAAGGCACTTGTTTTCATGTCCCTTTGAGCTAGCCTCTTCCTCACCAGCCTccactctttctcctcctttacCCTGAAGAAGCAAAAGGATGCGGTGAAAAGAGCTCGGGATTTGTGTTTAGACCTAGGTTAAAGGTTCAGCTTCACTATTTGATAGCTATGCACCCTtaagcaaatcacttaacttctctgagtctctgtttccttgtctgcaaAATAAGGATAACAGGGACCTCTCTGAGGCCTGCCATGGGGTAGGCACTCATTCAGTGACCATGAGCCCCACAGCGGGGCAGTTTGTGTCACTTCAGGGATTTCCAGTTGCCCTGGGGGTGGCTCTGCCACACTCCCAGTAAACTCTAGAGCACTTGGCGGCTGCTGTACTATATaaatgagagaattttaaaaggccCAAGGCTAAAAGCAGCACAGAAATGAGTCAAAGGAAGCTCTTTATTGATCAACTCAGTAATGCAGGGCTGGAACCCGTCAGCTTCAATACCACGTTTTTGTCCCCTCTGCTCCTGTCCAGCTTTCCCTCGGCCTTTCAGGCAAAGGCTTCCAGCCAGCCTTGCATTAGTTGTCAGCTATGGTTTTCTGAACCCAGTCCAGAATGGAGGACACCTTCACATACACACCATACTCGGCAGTAGCGCAGCTCTTGTCAAAGCTCAGGATCCCAGCCGCATACCAGGTGTCATCAGCCTCGTCGTGAACGGCAAAGGCGCTGCCGGCATCGCCGTAGCAGGTGTCTTCCTGATACTTGGACAAGCCAGCACAGAAGGTGTGCTCATTCAGTATCGGCTGCACCCCTACGGGGCTCTTTGGTGTCTTCTTTTCGGGTACTGTGCTGCCTTCGTAGTGCTTTACACAATTGTCTTGGTCAGCCACTGGCAGCATGACGTACTTCAGATGCTCAGGAAAAACGAAGTTGGCATTTCGCCCCCAGCCAGACACATAACCCACACGCCCCACTTCCGCATAATCTTTCGAAGGCAGGCAGATGGGCATTACTGTCTCATCAATGGGCACCTTCTCTCTGAGTTTGATGAGCCCAATGTCTACCTTGGAGTAGTCAGGGTGGAGAAGCACCTTCTCAATCTCCACAAGCTGCTTCCTCCCCACGTAGAGTCTTAAAGTAGGAGCAatgtcttttgcttttgttttattatcaTGACCCAAGAAGAGATTTGTAGCTGTGGTCAGCAGCCATTGTTCATTGATCAGCGTGGCCCCCGAGGTGAGATTATGGTGGGAGACCATCTTAGCCTGCCAGGGAAAGCTGCCTTTGGCATCCAGTGAGCCACCAATGATCCTTTGCACCTGAACCACTGGATGCTTGGGCTTTCCGCATACTGttgaggagagtaagaaaattaTGGACAGAATGTGACTGTCTCCCAGTCTTTCCCAGGGAAAGATAAAAGGATCGACTCTTGCTGCTGTCTGAACGATCACTGTTCATTTCTTCAGAGCTAGAAATGTTTACATGCTTTGCCCTTACCTTCTGCTCCACTTGTTCCCAATGTTTACCGtttaaaatgattctttttttttttttgtttacatcACTAAAGCGGAGTTGTTTCCTGCTTTTCTAactcacaaagaaacaaatagcCCTGAAGTTTTCAAACTCTGGCTGCTGAACTCTATGTATATTTAAACAGTCTATCACAGCAAGATGTCCACAGTTCCCTTGAATTCATTGTAAGGACAAGGAGCTACCATGATTCATTCTTTCTGAATAAAGAGGGATGTGTTATTGCATTTAATAACAGGCAGGTTAGCAGTGCCGCATCCCTAGTAGCCGAAGAGGATAGGCAAGATCCCCTTGTTCcaagaggggaaaggagagagcatCAGCTCTTCCTAGTAACAACAGAGTCCTAAGCCATCTCCAGCCTCTTGTATCATATTCCCACAGATTAAGGTTTTGTCATCCCCTCCCTTGACCTGTTCTTCGTGGAGCTTGCTTTACCCTTGGCCCAGGGCTCTCTAGGCGGGCTATATGTACACACAGAGTTTCCTGATCCTTTGTGGGCAGTGTAGACAGTGGATTCAGTCAATGCCCCTCAGGCCAAATGAACAAATTCCCTAGTGACCTTTATGGGGAAGTATTACCTGCCTGTGCACTTCTCTGCCCAGCCACCTGTGGATCTCCCTGGTCCCTCCCCTCGGCTCTTGTGTGCCCAGAGGAAACCACATAGGGAGGATGTGCCTCTAGGACATTTCAATCCCTGCTGGTGCACCAATTCCTCAATACCCACTTTCCGTCTGCTTCCCGGGACCCATGATTTCCTACCTGCTTCGCACTCGGGGAGTTGCTCTCCAAGGTCCTTATTTATCCACTGCTTCTCCCTGTTTAAGGTGTACActcctgaaacaaaaagaaaaaaaaaaaatgaaccaaaagGGAAATTGTATCTGGACCTAGCATGGAGAGAGAAGGTATTTAAAGAGCAGAATCAGAGAAGCaggaagggggagggcaggggaagaggaggaagggaggagctcTGTGCTAGCAGCTAAGTGCTGGGGGCGGCAGTGAAGCCCAGCAGGGCAGAGCAATGGTCAAGGTGACCGTGGCGATCATAGTGACCGTGGCAAGGCGGTACGGGGTCGGAAtcggggttcaaatcctgactctcccTCTTACAGGCTACCtgaacttgggcaaattactcaagCTTTCTGTGTCTTAGTTTCAGCAGCAGCAAAGTGAGAGTAATAACAGTATCTCttgggaatcccctggcggtccagtggttaggaatctgcacttccagtgcagggagcacgggtttgatcgctggtcggggaactaaggtcgcACGAGCAGGCCAgcgcggccaaaataaataatagtatcTCTGCGGAGGGGTGTTGTGAGGACCTAGTGAGCAAGtctgtgtaaagcacttagaacagttcAGGGGCGCAGTGCTCGCTGGGTAAGGACCCCCTGTCGTCAGCACCGTCACCGTCATTTTGTCGACGTAGATGTCACTCTGAGAGGGTAGGCTACATGGCATCACCTCCCTCCCCTTAACAAAGGAGAAAACTTGAGGCTGAGAAAAGTTAGTTTGCCCAAAAGGCCACAGCTACCAGTGACAAAACCCTTGTTAGAATCTAAATCTCCTGGCTCCAGAGAACACGTGCACTTTCTGGACAGACACACTGGCTCCGCTCCTTGTGGAAAGGGTGGGACAGAGGAGGACCCGGAGACATTCGTTCCGGCCTTACCATCTCCAGCGCGTAGTGTGTAGTGGGTTTTACACTGATAGCGAACCCAGTGTTCCAGGTAGCCATTGGCAATCTCGGGGGGCTTTAAGCAGCTGTCATCTGCAAAGAAAAACCGGAAGAGAAGGTTCGTAGTCAGAAGCTGCCCCTAGAGACCCAACAAGTCAGAGGAGAAGAAGCTGCTTTGCACATCAACCTCCCTCCGCCCCTAATGGAAGCCCTGGGGAGGGCAATCTCCCCTTATTTCTGGCTGGCTCCCCAATTTTCTTCATGATACTGAAAGACCAGAGAGTAGGATGAGAAGGAGCAATTGGATCTTCCCCAAGAGAGGGTGCAGGTCTGATGGGGTGAGAGTGGATGCAGCGGTTCTGGGAGGTACAGCTCTCGTCCAGACAGAGACCTACCTGTGGCAGTTGTGGGCTCGACGCTGACTTCCACCGCGAAAAGCTGCCCGCAGAGCAGGAGGGTGACAACAGCTTGCAGGGCACTGCAGAGAAGACGGAGAGGAGCGCACAGCTCATCTCCCCGCTtcaccacacacacgcacacatgcacacacacgctcacgctcacacactcacacacacacacacacacacacacacgcacacacacacacccctcccattAGGCAGCCAGAAAAAATAGATACGGAAGTGCTAGGACCTAGAAGCCCTTCACCCACCCACATGCATAGTTTAGCAGCTTCCCAGTCACCCAGGTTCCAACATGTTCTGTGCTGCTGGGAATTCTACAGAAGCTTCAGAGAAGAACAACCAAGATAGGAAGGCACATGGggtttgggcctcagtttctggcAGCATTCAGGAAACATTAAATTGTTAATATATGAGCTCTCCAGCAAAGAGAAATCTCACTTGGGCACCCTAAGGTGCTGGGCTACAAGGATAATGCGAATGAAATGTGGATAACTGCAAGATGGGGAAGTGGGGGGTGATTATGCTCTTCTCTCtactttttgaaattttccataataagaggtttttaaaaatatataatttaaaacactgatattgttttttctattattttataatttgactTCAGCAAATGGTATAGCAAACCCCAGGATTCCAGGTTACCTGGAAGGTAACTGGCTCCCTGAAAGGTCGACTGTGCACATGGACATCAATGCACAGGCCATAATCACCAGTTAACCATCTCCCTGAAAGGTGTCAGCTACTCAAATATTGCTCGGTTAAGTTTCTAGTCTCGTTATTTCAACatttcaaaaagttttttttattttgttaaaatctgAGTGCCTGAATTGTGTCACTCAAATGTGTCACTATTGATCTTtcttattatacattttttaaaagattaaaaaatctgCTAATAGGCATATCCAAAATGCcaggggaaattccctggcggtccagtggttaggactcagcactctcaTTGCCacgggcccaggttcaatccctggttggggaactaagatcccacaagccgtgtggcgtggcccaaaaaagaaaaaaaaatgccaggagGCCTCCCACAGAAGCTGCTGGCATCCCCCGTGAAGGTGAGAACTTCATAACCTCGAGGAAAAAGCTATTCCTTAGCGAAAGTCACATCTCATGGAAAAGACAGCACCATCTGAAAGCATTACCCTTTATGGACACGGAAAAGCAGAGGATTTAACACAGAAAACACTTTATTCACTATAATTTAGCCCATTTGCCTTAttcctttgttatatttttacACCTCTCCTATAGGCCTCTCCTATACCCGGGCTGTCATGTAGATAAAAGATATATACAGAGAAGGATGAAATAATCCAGAGGAAAGGGGGGACAGGGCTGAACTGTGGACTCACCTCATCTTTGGTATGTCTGCCTCTGAAAGAGCAGTGCTGTGGGACACCTTCCGATGCTTTTATGCCTCCGGTATCTCACTCCACCCACTTCTCAATTTCATAATCCCTATGTCTACACACTTTGGCCTTGCTAAGGTCACTCGCATTTTCCGGTAACAAAGCCACAAACAACATCTCTGTTAAGAGTCGAGCTCTTGCTTCACGCTTGAGTTTCCCCTGGTATTCTTCGTGCTTGAGCCAAAGAAACCTGGCCACATCATGACCCCATGTAGCTGCCAAAGTGTTTCCCAAAATCAGTCACTGTGCGGGACTGGGGGAGGAACGTTCAATCTGTGTCTCTTTGTTTTGGATGATTTTCAGCACTGAACAGAGCCTTTCCTGGGGTTATTTCAGATCCCTTAGAGACACTCCTGCAACCTAGCTGAGACAGGGCTCTAAAGTAAGCATGTCCTTTTCAGAATCATTTTCCCCACTCTGTCGCCATCTCCTTCTTGCTGCAAAGCTCTCCAACCGGAAATCAGTAAAATGTATTTATCGTGTCttctctgatctctttttccaAGAAATCACGCAAAATTGTTAAAGCTGTAGTGTAGACGCAAACTGTACTCAGTGGCCGTGGCTATCGTGGTTTTATAGTCCAGTAACCAATCCAAATAGGCAGGTGAGAGAAATAGATGTGCTTTAGTCAGATGTCTGCAGCTGTGTACCCCAAGTACTGTTCAACTGAAATTTAATATAAACTCAACTCATTTATAAAAAAAACCAGTGGTTCTTAAATTAGAGTGTGCAGAAGAATCCCTTTGGGATACCTAAGGTGGCACTAAtgtaatagcaaaataactggaaacagcacaaatgtctatcaataggaGAATGGCTAAATAACGTTGGTATATTTGTATAACAGGACATTGTACAGCCatgagaatgaatgaactatGAAAGAACATGGATAGTGTTATAAACGTAACTTTTAAAGAGAACTTCAAGTTTCAGGAGATTATATTAAGAATGATACCACTCCTGTAGAGCTCAAAATCAGGCAAACTCAGCAATGGATTCTAAGATATGACACCGAAATCGCAAGCAACAAAAGGAAACATGGATAGATTGAGCTTCATCAAGATTAAAAACTTCGGTGCATCAAAGGATaatatcaagaaagtgaaaagataatctatgaataggagaaaatatttacaaatcatatatctgataaggatttaatatccagaatatataaagaactcttagagcaacaaaataaaaaacaaacaacccaattaaacaTGGGCAAATGAcgtgaataaacatttttccaaagaagatatacaaaaatggtcaacaagtacatgaaaagatgatcaacatcgcCGGAaaatgtcattagggaaatacaagtcaaaaccgCAAGACATCACCTTACGCCTACAAGTATGActacaattacaagaaaaaatatatataataagtcttggcaaggttgtggagaaattggaactcccATACattgtcggtgggaatgtaaaatgtagtagtatctgcaaaacagaatgatggttcctcaaaaagctaaactagaattgccatatgacccagcaattcctcttctaggTATTTAACCCAAAGTAATTTAAAAGGGACTCaaacagattcttttttaaaaaataaacttatttatttatttattggctgcgttgggtcttcgttgctgcgcgtgtgggctttctctaggtgtggcgagcggggctactcttcgtcgcggtgcgtgggcttctcattgcagtggcttctcttgttgcagagcacaggctcagtagttgcggctcacaggcttagttgctccacagcacgtgggatcttcctggaccagggctcaaacccgtgtcccctgcattggcaggtggattcctaaccactgcgccaccagggaagccctcaaacagattcttgtacaccaatgttcattgcagcattattcacagtatccaaaggtagaaacaacccaaatgtccttcagcagatgagtggataaaaatacatacagtggaatattattcacctataagaagttctgatacatgctgcaacatcaaactttgaaaacattatgctaagtgaaagaaaccagaaacaaagagacaaataTGATGTGGTTCCACTTGTATGAAATGtttagacagaaagtagaatagaggctCCCTGGggccgggggaagggaggaaaggggagttattgcttaatgggtacagagtttctgcttggaatgatgaaaaagttttgcaaacagtggtgatggttgcacaatattgcaaatataattaatgccactgagttGTATACCTTAAAATTGTTAAAGTTAGAAAtttcatgttatatatattttatcacaataaaaaaattcaaaaaaaacccttctttttCTTAGCCAAAGAAAACTTTGTAAAAACAAGCAAGACTGAACAATATAGTGTATAGGCATAGATGCCAAGAAGACAaaaactttactttaaaaaatattagtagggcttccctagtggcgcagtggttgagagtccacctgccgatgcaggggacacgggttcgtgccccggtccagaggatcccacgtgccgcggagcggctgggcccgtgagccatggccgctgagcctgcgcgtccggagcgtgtgctgtgcgacgggagaggccacagcagtgagaggcctgcgtaccgcaaataaataaataaataaaaaatattagtaGAACGGAAAacacaaaatgtaaaatgttacctCTCATAAGGAGGCAGAAGGAAGGCATGAGAGAGAAGCACACaggtaaatataaacataaataaatgggcTGGGTAATAGGTTCATGAAAGTACACTTTAgtgtgctttatttttaaaaagacatatcacacatacacatatatatatatcacatataatatttataggtatcaaataacatttaaaaatatgaaggagGGGGAAATCACGTGATAGACTTATTAAGAAGCAAAGCCCAGGCCCCTCCTTCCAGAGATTTTGATTCGATAGGTCTGAGCAGGGTCTACAAATCTGCGTTTTAAGTGGCCATAACTTCTCCCAGCCCCGTATGCACGCTACTGCGCGACGGTGCAGCTCCATGGTCCTATGAAATGGAGGGGGAGGCTTTCTCTTTGGGCTGCAGCTTCCCCTCCTAAGGGATCTAAAATGAATCATTTCTGGAGAcatctctggtggcacagtggctaagactctgcactcccaatgcagggggccatggttcaatccctgatcagggaactagatcccacatgcatgctgcaactaggagttcgcatgccacaactaaggagcccacaagcagcaactaagacccagcgcaactaactaaataaaaactttttaaaaataaaataaaatgaaacatttctgACCACCACCATAGAATAAAAATTCAGGTGCacaaaaatttgcatttctctttccaGCAAAACCTGAACTCTATTACACCACCCCTGCTCTTGGGCAACAAGGGAAATTTACAGCCTCCCTGACCTGGAATTGTTTATTAGCTTGACAATAAAGAGTGTCCAGCCCAAAGGCCTTCGCTCTTAATCGGGAATCACGATGGGTCAAGATGAGGAGATGGAAAGCGAGAAGCCTCCGTGTAGCCGGCCATAGGAAGTAGTGAATACATTTTATAGGGagaacagaaagcagaaaagttTAAAAGATCAATAAGTCAGGACAGCAATAAGTGGAGGAGCTCAAAGGGCAAAGTTTTGACTTTGgaagaaaaaatcatttttaaaagtgtgttcTGCCAATATGGAAGTCTTGAAATGTTGtaagttacagaaaaataaaaataagaaaaagtcctCCCATTATTTCACCACCCCAGACACAAGACAGCCGGTAACTAATCACTGTTAACACTTTAGGGTCACTTCCTTCCAGGCTTTTCCCTGTACACATTTTTACATAGTTTTGATAATTCTTTATACAGAATTTTTGTGTGGTCTGCCTTTTTCACCGAATGTTATAGGCATTTTCCATCTTGCAGCAAAtctctttaaaccatttttaatgcCATATTATATTTCTAACTTAAATATCCCCTCATTGTTGCAAATTTAAGGTGATTCTAATTTGTCTTTTATAAATATCTTATATAAACACAGGGAAGTGAGGTAGGAGGCCAGGCTCACTTTATTCCGTATGTATATACAATTGATTCCGGCATCATTTACTAAAACTCTTAAGTGTTCAGTttgatgagtctttttttttttttttttttttttttttttttttgcggtacacgggcctctcactgttgtggcctctcccgttgcggagcacaggctccggacacgcaggcccagcggccatggctcacgggcccagccgctccgcggcatgtgggatcttcccggaccagggcacgaacccgtgtcccctgcatcggcaggcggattctcaaccactgcgccaccagggaagccctgatgagtCTTTATATAACTCCTGTGTAATCAACACTCAGATCAAGATTTAGAATATTTCCAGCCCCCAAGAAGCCTACTTTGGGTTTCTTCCAGTCAATGCCCAACCCCCAAAAAGTAATCATTGTTCTGACTTCTCTATCTTGATAGAATAagtttgcctgttcttgaacttcatataaagaaaatcaaatagtAGCCAttctttgtttctggcttcttttgcccGTCATTATGTCTGTGAGAATCATCCATGTTGACATAttagtttacttcttttttttttctttcattgctgaGAAGTATTCTACAGTATGAAGAAACCACGAttgatttatccattctcctgtttaTGGATGTTTGAATTTATTCCAGTTtagggctattataaataaagctgctttgaacattCTTGCATGTCTTCTGGTGGATGCATgcactcatttctcttggataaatactttGTTGTGTCAACGGTAGGCATATATTTAGCTTTGATAGATACTACCAAATGGTTCTCCAATGTACACTCCCAGCAGCAACACGGCAAAGTTCCAGCTGATCCGTATCCTCACCAATGCAttatcattttagccattctggtgcaGATGcagtaaaatataataatgactttaatttgcatttcccagacaTCAAATGATATGTAGAACACTTTTTATACCCTGTTGGTCCACTTAGATATTCTCTCTATTAAATGTCTTTTCCTTGTTGATTTGTTAGgagctggggttttttttaaccctAATCTTTTAGTGTTATTTTGAACACTAATCTTTTGTTAGGGAAATGTATTGTCAACATCTTGCATTCTAAGGCTTGTCTTTCACTCTCTTAATAGTgtattttgatgaacagaagtacagtattttttttaaatttatttattttgtttattttttagttttggccgtgttgggtcttcgttgctgcgcatgggctttctctagttgcagcgagcgggggggctactcttcgttgaggtgcgcgggcttctcattgccgtggcttctcttggttgtggaccacgggctctaggcgctcaggcttcagcagttatggggcacgggcctagttgttccacggcatgtgagatcttcctggaccagggctcgaatccatgtcccctgcgttgacaggctgattcttaaccactgagccagaagggaagccccaaattacaATAGTTCTGAATTTTAATGTCCTAATTTatcagctttttaaattttatggttAGTGTGTTTTGTCCtaattaagaaatctttgcctataaGATTATGACAACATTCTCTTACATTTTATTCTAGAATTCTATcttcacatttaggtctgtgatccatatGGAATTAATGTTCATGTATGATGTGAGATGAAAGTTCAGGTTCGTTTTTTTCCATATAGATAAGCAATTGCTCTGGTATCATTTACTATAGTGGTCATCCTTTGCTCCTAATTTGCAGTGGTATCTTTGTTAGAAGTTAGATGACCATATATGTGTTGGTCTCTTTCtgtattctttattctgttccatgaatCTATTTGTTTAATCTTAGGCCAATGCACAGGCTTAATAAGGAGTAGTTAATAGTAAATCTTGCTATCTGGTATTTCAGGTGTTCCAAATATattcttcttcctcaagattggtCTGACTGACTACtataggtcctttgcatttcatcctcatataaatgttattatttaattaattttattggagtatagttgatttacaatgttgtgttattttctgctgtatagcaaagtgaatcagttatacgtatacatatatccacccttttttaagattcttttcccatataggccattacagagtattgagtagagttccctgtgctatacagtaggtccttattagttctctatttcatatatagtagtgtgtatatttcagtcccaatctcctaattcatccctctccccccttaccccctggtaactataagtttgttttatacatctgtaactctatttttgtcttgtaggtaagttcatttgtacccttttttttagattccacatataagcaatataatatgatatttgtctttctctgtctggcttatttcactcagtatgacaatctctaggtccatccatgttgctgcaaatggtattatttcattttttatgactgagtaatattccattgtgtgtgtatatgtctatatatatatatatatatatatatatatatatatatatatataccacatcttctttatccattcctctgttgatggacatttaggttgcttccatgtcctggctgttgtaaatagtgctgcaataaacattgaggtacatgtatctttttgaattatggttttctctggatatatgcccaggagtgggattgctggatcatatggtagctctgttttcagttttttaaggaacctctgtactgcaccaacttacattcccaccaacagtgtagaagggttcctttttctccgcaccctctccagcatttattgtttatagatttttttgatgatggccattctgactggtgtgaggtaatacttcattgtagttttgatttgcaattctctaataattagtcatgttgaacatcttttcatatgcctcttggccatctgtatgtcttctttggagaaatgtctattcagatcttctgcccatttattgattgggttggttgttttgttttgttttgtttttttgatattgagctgcatgagctgtttgtatattttagagattaatcccttgttggtctctttgtttgcatatattttcttccattctgtgggttgtcttttcattgtgtttatggtttcctttgc
Above is a genomic segment from Kogia breviceps isolate mKogBre1 chromosome 18, mKogBre1 haplotype 1, whole genome shotgun sequence containing:
- the LOC131744478 gene encoding haptoglobin-like, with the translated sequence MSALQAVVTLLLCGQLFAVEVSVEPTTATDDSCLKPPEIANGYLEHWVRYQCKTHYTLRAGDGVYTLNREKQWINKDLGEQLPECEAVCGKPKHPVVQVQRIIGGSLDAKGSFPWQAKMVSHHNLTSGATLINEQWLLTTATNLFLGHDNKTKAKDIAPTLRLYVGRKQLVEIEKVLLHPDYSKVDIGLIKLREKVPIDETVMPICLPSKDYAEVGRVGYVSGWGRNANFVFPEHLKYVMLPVADQDNCVKHYEGSTVPEKKTPKSPVGVQPILNEHTFCAGLSKYQEDTCYGDAGSAFAVHDEADDTWYAAGILSFDKSCATAEYGVYVKVSSILDWVQKTIADN